In Amyelois transitella isolate CPQ chromosome 13, ilAmyTran1.1, whole genome shotgun sequence, a genomic segment contains:
- the LOC106129255 gene encoding putative polypeptide N-acetylgalactosaminyltransferase 9: protein MFKKVFKTLGYFFLMWIVSMMTIEHNFKYKYTFLLHQENHVYKPIRNVSTESAFEVWRSVLPIEHTISFEDEIEALKDTPTNYLPGENGTAVLLQNDLKNYIRVRVKQGWRNHAFNQFVSDIVPLNRSLPDVRDDWCKIQKYSKNLPAVSIIICFHNEAWSTLIRTLHSVLSRTPAHLIKEIILFDDRSTMLHLKSSLEEYVRQLPNVILVKSIRRQGLIRARLKAMEYATSQVLVFLDSHCECNTGWIEPLLDRIVTDPTTVVSPTVDLIDDKTLEYIAQDIGNLRIGGFTWDLKFIWMGIPQEMRWKRPNPAAPINTPTISGGLFAVHKTFFEKIGTYDKELELWGGENLELSFKTWMCGGSLEIVPCSHVGHIFRKLMPYKNGDPERLYRNLMRVAEVWMDDYKNYFLEKIGNPSISLKDISSRKQLRANLNCKPFEWYLNNIYPQLEIPDKYVARGQIYNGEYNLCFDFSPDESKIERFVQLMFCHNLGGNQYWVYTRYGQIKMEEFCLEYIANVLQMFICQGKVDSQRWLFNNLTQHIKHKKSQKCLQITKYPKGYILTLNDCTNPTILEQRWTMEKLRFERLEPDLYTH, encoded by the exons ATGttcaaaaaagtttttaaaacattaggctatttttttctaatgtgGATCGTGTCTATGATGACTAtagaacataattttaaatacaaatacacgTTCTTATTGCACCAAGAGAATCacgtttataaaccaatcagAAATGTGTCAACTGAATCCGCGTTTGAAG tatGGAGATCAGTGCTGCCAATTGAACACACAATAAGTTTTGAAGATGAAATCGAAGCATTGAAAGACACGCCTACTAATTATTTACCAG gTGAAAACGGTACGGCCGTATTATTGCAAAacgatttgaaaaattacataagAGTACGAGTAAAGCAAGGGTGGCGCAATCACGCATTCAATCAATTTGTTAGTGATATAGTACCTTTGAATAGATCCTTGCCTGATGTTAGAGATGATTG gtgtaaaatacaaaaatactcAAAAAATTTACCAGCTGTCTCCATAATAATATGCTTCCATAACGAAGCGTGGTCCACTCTGATAAGAACTCTGCATTCAGTTTTATCAAGGACTCCTGCTCATCTTATTAAGGAGatcattttatttgacgataGATCAACAATGC TACACCTTAAATCAAGTCTTGAAGAATATGTACGACAGTTGCCTAATGTAATATTAGTGAAAAGCATTCGACGTCAAGGTCTCATAAGAGCTAGACTTAAAGCAATGGAATATGCTACTAGTCaagttttagtttttcttGATAGTCATTGTGAATGCAATACAg GATGGATTGAACCTCTTCTCGATCGTATAGTCACAGACCCAACAACAGTTGTCAGTCCAACAGTAGATCTTATCGACGATAAGACTTTAGAGTACATTGCTCAGGATATAGGCAACTTACGGATCGGAGGTTTCACTTGGGACCTAAAATTTATATGGATGGGTATACCACAAGAAATGCGATGGAAAAGACCAAACCCTGCAGCTCCGATTAACACACCAACAATTTCTGGTGGTCTTTTTGCGGTacataaaaccttttttgaaAAGATTGGAACTTATGATAAAGAGTTAGAACTGTGGGGTGGAGAAAATTTGGAACTGTCTTTCAAAACGTGGATGTGTGGAGGGTCTTTGGAAATTGTACCATGCTCGCACGTAGGACACATCTTTCGGAAATTGATGCCTTATAAGAATGGGGATCCGGAGCGTTTGTATAGGAATCTAATGCGCGTGGCTGAG GTTTGGATGGACGactacaaaaattatttcttggAAAAAATAGGCAACCCTAGTATATCCCTCAAAGACATCAGCAGCCGAAAACAGTTGCGTGCAAATTTAAATTGCAAACCCTTTGAATGGTacttgaataatatttatccaCAGTTAGAAATACCTGACAAGTACGTGGCTAGGGGTCAA ATTTATAATGGTGAATACAACTTGTGTTTTGATTTCTCACCAGATGAAAGCAAAATAGAGCGATTTGTTCAATTAATGTTTTGCCATAACCTAGGTGGTAATCAA TATTGGGTTTATACAAGATATGGTCAAATTAAAATGGAAGAGTTTTGTCTCGAATACATAGCAAATGTGTTACAAATGTTTATATGTCAAGGAAAAGTTGACTCACAAAGATGGTTGTTTAATAACTTG